DNA sequence from the Acinonyx jubatus isolate Ajub_Pintada_27869175 chromosome A3, VMU_Ajub_asm_v1.0, whole genome shotgun sequence genome:
GTTCTTGGGCTGCTGTGCACCCCGTTCTGTCCCCAGCAAACTCTTATCTGTCTAGGACAGGTTAAGTGCAGAGATGGAAGTAAGTGTAATCCATTTTCATTGTATTTGACAAAAACATTGGTCCACAACAGactggaaaactttaaaaagtggttCCTCGGCACAAATAATTTGAGAGATGCTGCTCAAAGCACTCAGAGCCACCTGACAGTCACggctgtttgttttcatttcctgtgcACCATCTGCCTCCCTGTCTGTGCCGTCCCCTCCACATCAAGGATTCCCTCCACTCTCGTCACTGCTGATTCCCTGAGTCTAGAGCAGCACCCAGCAGGCAGCAGGCACTAGAGGGCGAGGGTCCCTTACTGGTTCACCCAGAGCAGGCTGGTGTGGAGAGACCTTAATGACACTCTGAATACTCTTCTTCCCCCTTTCACTCCACCCTTactccccccactctctgtcccctTGCCCTCCAcgcccttcctcttcttttctcctcccaccTGACCCCACTTTGCTTtgcctgtcccctctcccttcctgacacccctccctgtcctccaCCCAAGGTGAAGGTCTGGTTCCAGAACCGCCGCACCAAGCAGAAGAAAGACCAGAGCAGAGACCTGGAGAAGCGGGCGTCCTCCTCGGCCTCCGAGGCCTTTGCCACATCCAACATCCTGCGACTGCTGGAGCAGGGCCGGCTGCTGTCTGTGCCTAGGGCCCCCGGCCTCCTGGCGCTGACCCCTGGCCCACTGGGCCTGCCTGCCGGCCACAGGGGCACCTCACTGGGTGACCCCAGGAACTCCTCCCCGTGCCTCAACCCACTGACCTCAGCGTCGGCGTCCCCGCCCCTGCCACCCCCTCCACCGGCCCTCTGCTTTTCCACTGCCCCACTCCTGGACCTGTCTGCCTGCTATGAACTGGGCTCCTCGGCCTTCGCACCCTACAGCAGGCTAGAACGGAGAGTGGGCAGCCCCAGCGGCAGCGGCGGTGACAAGAAAGCCAACATTTAAGCCTCCACCTCCCTGCCACACCGAGTCCCCAAGCACGgcaccacccctgcctcccctgccccatggaCTGCCCTGAGCAGGCTCCCAGAGAGGCGGGCAGCCTCACATCTGGCCCCACCTGCCTTTCAACTCAGAGACTGTTGCCCAGAAGGCCTTGGTCCCGCAGCTTGTGTGTGCGAGTgcagtgtgcgtgtgtgtgcctctcactgaaataaaaggaaaacaatgacaAGAAGGGAAACAGAGTCTCCACAGCACCACCACTGCCCCTCgatcccatccctccctctcctcaccagGAAGGAAAATGGGCTGAGCCAGGAGACCTCTAATGGGAGGGAGAAAAACTGGAGCCATGTTCACAGTTACGGGGGATGGGGTACCACGCTCCTGTTCCCAATTAGAGCTTCTGCCTGGGCATTGCAAAGCCCATGATAGCCACATGGACGCTTCTGCTGGTTAAGCATTGCTCTTTGCAAGGTCCTCTtcgaaacataaaaatatttgaaaggtagAAATGTCAAATTCTTCAAGAGGGTAGACAatgacaggtgcctgggtggctcagttggttaggccagGCTGTTaagcaactcttggttttgcctcaggtcatgatctcatggttcaagaggtccagccccacactgggtaccctccccctcaccccaacagcatggaacctgcctgggattctctctctccctctctctctgcccctccctgggcttgcttgcgttctctctctctctctctctctctctctctctctctctctcaaagtaaattacaaaaaaagggggggggggcgcctgggtgactcagtcggttgagcgaccagcttcagctcaggtcatgatatcatggtttgtgagctcaagccccgcatcgggctctgtgctgatggctcagagcctggagcctgcttctgattctgtgtctccctctctctctgtccctcccccactcatgctctgtctctctctgtctcagaaataaacattaaaaaaaaaaaaggaaggcagacaATGAAAGGTGAGATCAGGATCTAGAAGAGAGCCAGAGAATGGATATAAGAGGTAAATCCAGGCAAGATCCCACATGCCTAAGAGGGCATGCTCATCACAATCCCCACAACAcaaagcacttttttaaaaaaaatgtgtttttttttccctcaagtaaGACACttgtatttaactttttgttttgcaATGACCGTGGATTTACGAGAGGTTACAAAGATACTTTAGAGAATTCCTTGTACCCtccacccagtttcccccagtggTTACATCTTCCATAACCAAAGtgtaatatcaaaaccaggaaattgacattggcactgtgtgtgtgtgtgagtgtgtgtgtgtgtgtgtgtgtgtgtgtgtgtgtagttcccTGTCATTTTGGCCCCTGTGTAAGATCTGTGGAACCACCACTGCGATCAAGATGTAGCACTGCCTATTACCACAAAGCTCTCCCCTTCATAGTCACCCCTGACCCACGAGACTTCTTTGAAAGAATGGAAATCGTGAGAGAGGGCCCAGGGACCAGAAATGGGTCCTCAAGTCAGAGGCCAGAGGTGACATTTCAACTCCATTTGGGAAAAAAGACCGGCACCGTCTGTTCCAGTCTGCTCTTGGAAACACGTTTGGTTTCAGATTGGCTGTCCTTAGTCACCCAGACAGGGATCCCCAGACAACTgtgcttcctcccttccctctgcattGGCAGTATAGTTTGGGGAGGTGCTTAGAAATGCCAGGACATCCTGAGTCTGGAATAAAACATGGGGTGACCAGGGCAGACCTTGGGTTCAGCCAGCCCCTAGTGTCTACCTTGCCTTGTCCAGCAGACCTGTGGAACACACAACTCCTTTAGCCACTCACACAAAGAGGGTTCCTCCATTTGTACTTTCTGTTCTGGGCTGAAAAATGTCAGGATAGACCTGCCCCATGAGACCGTACAGGTGAAATATAAAGAGGTAAGACAGAGTCCTCTGCCCAGATGGAGAGAGACCTGCCCTGCTTCCCTGGGAGTTCTGGATACTGTGAGAGAGAAAAGCTTAAAGAAACCCAAGTCTGATGCAGGAGACAAACTCAGTTCTTTGGGGGCTCAGAGCCTAGCAGCAGTGACAAGAGAGAATTCTCCAAAAGGGCATGACAAAGGAAAGACACCACATATGTGGTGAATCAGGAGTGCTGAGAAGGCTTCCTGTAGGAGGTGGCACTGAAGTTGGCACAAGAATGATCCTCTATAGATGTTCAAAAAAAAAGGTGATGATTGAATTGTGCAGGGGAAGAAGTATGTAGGTATGGTTAGGGCAAGGGGTACAGGGTGAGGGCAGgtcagggggagggggtgctgtaAGGAAAAGATGTGGAGAGAGGGCAGCCTGCCAGAAACTGCATGTGGTGGGG
Encoded proteins:
- the VAX2 gene encoding ventral anterior homeobox 2 — its product is MGDGGAERDRGPARRESRGGRGGDRGGAEDSGADAGRRSPREIAGTSASSPAGSRESGADSDGQPGLGEADHCRRILVRDAKGTIREIVLPKGLDLDRPKRTRTSFTAEQLYRLEMEFQRCQYVVGRERTELARQLNLSETQVKVWFQNRRTKQKKDQSRDLEKRASSSASEAFATSNILRLLEQGRLLSVPRAPGLLALTPGPLGLPAGHRGTSLGDPRNSSPCLNPLTSASASPPLPPPPPALCFSTAPLLDLSACYELGSSAFAPYSRLERRVGSPSGSGGDKKANI